ATTTTTCAGAAAAGAATTCAATATTGAATCAGTTTATTTCGGAATTGAGAAATATAAATATTCAACAGGACAGGATGCGTTTTCGCCGCAATCTAGAAAGAGTAGGAGAGGTGTTGGCGTATGAGTTAAGCAAAAGCTTAAAGTTTTCGGGACGTACCATTAATACTCCTTTGGGAAGAAAGCAAATGAGTTTAATAGATAAGGAACCTGTTTTGTGTTCAATTTTAAGAGCAGGAATGCCATTGCATACAGGTGTTTTAAATTATTTTGACAAGGCTGAAAATACATTTATATCTGCATTTAGAAAACATCATAATGACGAAGATGAATTTGAGATTGTTGTAGAGTATGTGGCCACCCCTTCAATAGAGGGAAAAACTTTGATATTGATTGATCCTATGCTTGCTACGGGATCTTCGATGATTTCGGTGTATCATTCGCTCCTCAAGTTTGGAAAACCAAAAGAGATTCACATATTGTCAGTAATTGCTTCGAAAGAGGGAGTTGAATATATTTCGAATGAATTTCCTGAGGATACTACATTGTGGATTGCCACAGTCGATGATAAACTAAACGATAGAGGTTATATTATTCCCGGTCTTGGAGATGCAGGAGATTTAGCTTATGGAGAAAAGTTGTAGTGTGTGAATTGTTACCGGGGCTGAGTAAAAAAAATAATCATGAAGGGTTTATTAATTATAATTTTATTAGTTCCAATTCTTTCTTTTGGTCAGTATTCTCCAAAAGAAGAAAGTAATTTTGCGAAAAATGAATTGTCAGAATTGACAGATTATAAGAATACAATCCGGTGGAATATTACTCCTTTTATGATCTTTGGGTATAGGAATATTAATCTGGGATATGAAAGGGTTTTGTCAGATAAAAATACTGTATCTGTTAATGTCGGATATCTGGAAATTCCCAAATTACTTACTCAGTCAGAAAAGGTAGAGTATATTGATGGAGATTCTTATAGAGGAGGTTTTAGTATTTTTGCAGATTATAATTTTTATATAGCCAACAGGAATGTTCGGAAAGCACCCGAAGGTGTATATTGGGGAGTATTTGCAGGTATATAT
This DNA window, taken from Bacteroidota bacterium, encodes the following:
- the upp gene encoding uracil phosphoribosyltransferase; the protein is MIINDFSEKNSILNQFISELRNINIQQDRMRFRRNLERVGEVLAYELSKSLKFSGRTINTPLGRKQMSLIDKEPVLCSILRAGMPLHTGVLNYFDKAENTFISAFRKHHNDEDEFEIVVEYVATPSIEGKTLILIDPMLATGSSMISVYHSLLKFGKPKEIHILSVIASKEGVEYISNEFPEDTTLWIATVDDKLNDRGYIIPGLGDAGDLAYGEKL